Proteins encoded together in one Bacillota bacterium window:
- a CDS encoding GerAB/ArcD/ProY family transporter: MQAHPKISASQLLSLIISSTLALGIFSFPRETIQAGGSSAGYGLVLAWAVAAVIALAIVRWGQLFPGLSAVGSFQIVAGPLGTVFAHAQILYSAFFSSFVVKNFTELLKSVFYPQTPEALLIALILGIAVYQASRGLQGLARSVQIVIPFALFMMVVIYLIGLSRIHPTYLVTHPPALAQTVRAAYMTFYVFLAAPALLMVNPMVREPRLAPRTLAVAALIILAVLLLVFFDSVGIFGRLGILRILYPTVSVLRIIRVEGFLIERLGLFMVIGGAFLVFSNVSISLWAAGTAFVEVTGLSEKAMPWVLLALGVIAAGAALPPYGTNDLFRAIPIIIVVGGLMAYVLPVAFFLVAWIRGLGLGRRNGPFGKGRSAPPKGIKLWSPAVTQPGPEAELFIGKKAVERWRRRLEAGR; the protein is encoded by the coding sequence GTGCAAGCACACCCCAAAATCAGTGCTTCCCAGCTGTTATCCCTGATCATCAGCAGCACCCTGGCGCTGGGCATCTTCAGCTTCCCGCGGGAGACCATCCAGGCCGGAGGATCCTCCGCCGGCTACGGCCTGGTGCTGGCCTGGGCCGTGGCGGCGGTGATCGCCCTCGCCATCGTCCGCTGGGGACAGCTCTTTCCGGGATTGTCGGCGGTGGGCTCGTTCCAGATTGTCGCCGGGCCTCTCGGCACGGTCTTCGCCCATGCCCAGATCCTTTACTCCGCCTTCTTTTCCTCCTTCGTCGTCAAGAACTTCACCGAGCTCTTGAAGAGCGTCTTCTATCCGCAGACGCCTGAGGCTCTCCTCATCGCCCTGATCCTCGGTATCGCCGTTTATCAGGCCAGCCGCGGCCTTCAGGGCTTGGCCCGCTCAGTCCAGATTGTGATCCCGTTTGCGCTGTTCATGATGGTCGTCATCTATCTGATTGGCCTCAGCCGGATCCACCCCACTTACCTGGTCACCCACCCGCCGGCCCTGGCCCAGACGGTCCGCGCCGCCTACATGACCTTCTACGTCTTTCTCGCCGCCCCCGCCCTCCTGATGGTCAACCCGATGGTCCGCGAGCCTCGTCTGGCCCCCCGGACCCTGGCCGTGGCCGCCCTGATCATCCTCGCCGTCCTGCTGCTCGTCTTCTTCGATTCCGTGGGGATCTTCGGACGACTGGGCATCCTCCGGATCCTCTACCCGACGGTCAGCGTCCTTAGGATCATCCGCGTCGAAGGATTTCTGATCGAACGCCTTGGGCTGTTTATGGTCATCGGCGGGGCTTTCCTGGTCTTCAGCAACGTGTCGATCAGCCTGTGGGCCGCGGGCACGGCTTTCGTCGAGGTCACCGGGTTATCGGAGAAGGCCATGCCCTGGGTCCTCCTGGCCCTCGGGGTCATCGCGGCCGGCGCCGCCCTGCCACCATACGGTACCAATGACCTCTTCCGGGCCATCCCGATCATCATCGTCGTGGGCGGCCTGATGGCCTACGTCCTGCCGGTCGCCTTCTTCCTGGTCGCCTGGATCCGCGGTCTCGGCCTCGGACGACGCAACGGGCCTTTCGGAAAGGGGAGGTCCGCCCCTCCCAAAGGGATAAAACTGTGGAGCCCGGCCGTGACTCAGCCGGGCCCCGAGGCGGAACTGTTCATCGGCAAGAAGGCGGTGGAGCGCTGGAGGAGAAGGTTGGAGGCCGGACGGTAG
- a CDS encoding Ger(x)C family spore germination protein, with product MTRRFSQRRLIGLALILALLAILPLVVSGCWDYVSITQRALVLAIGIDKGEADRYEVTLQIALPAVAKAAGGTSGGSQGPDHYEVSADADTFGGALARVQAVVAREIFLGQARVVIFGEDLARDGLEPLMMELARAPEVDKTANFVVARESRAKDILKTPTPLGRIPALALNSTFESARKRPETIRVRLIDFFIRTVEPGQDEGLPTTTIPGPLPSSGDATVDVGGTSGGLMTEGFALFKDYKMVGWLDRSETEALLFLLGRANDVKLAVGEPKKGEYDEVRRVTVKRKLKVFTGGGQVRFQLDIHCTGEVAATRAEGLQVSRADIERIRAEVKQEVAAKTESVLAKLKELGTDPLGLGSVVFYHDPDLWARLNWDEVYPTVPVEIKVDVRLVRKGLIN from the coding sequence GTGACCCGTCGGTTTTCCCAGAGGCGGCTCATCGGACTGGCCCTCATCCTCGCCCTCCTCGCCATTCTGCCCCTGGTGGTGTCCGGTTGCTGGGACTACGTGTCCATCACCCAGCGGGCCCTGGTCCTGGCCATCGGCATCGACAAGGGCGAGGCCGACCGGTACGAGGTGACCCTGCAGATCGCTCTGCCGGCGGTGGCGAAGGCCGCCGGCGGGACCAGCGGCGGGTCTCAGGGCCCGGACCACTACGAGGTCTCCGCCGACGCGGATACGTTCGGTGGGGCCCTGGCCCGCGTCCAGGCCGTGGTCGCCCGAGAGATCTTCCTGGGGCAGGCCCGGGTGGTCATCTTTGGCGAGGACCTGGCCAGGGACGGCCTCGAGCCGCTGATGATGGAATTGGCCCGGGCCCCGGAGGTCGACAAGACGGCCAACTTCGTCGTCGCCCGGGAATCCAGGGCCAAGGATATTCTCAAGACGCCGACGCCGCTGGGCAGGATTCCGGCCCTGGCCCTGAACAGCACCTTCGAGTCGGCCCGGAAGCGCCCGGAGACCATCAGGGTCCGTTTGATCGATTTCTTCATTCGGACCGTTGAGCCCGGGCAGGACGAGGGTCTGCCGACGACCACCATCCCGGGTCCCCTCCCGAGCTCGGGCGACGCGACCGTCGACGTCGGGGGGACGTCGGGGGGCCTGATGACCGAGGGCTTCGCCCTCTTCAAGGACTACAAGATGGTGGGGTGGCTCGACCGGTCGGAGACCGAGGCTTTGCTGTTCCTTCTCGGCCGAGCCAACGATGTCAAGCTGGCCGTCGGTGAACCCAAGAAAGGCGAATACGACGAGGTCAGGCGGGTCACGGTCAAGCGGAAGCTCAAGGTGTTCACCGGCGGCGGACAGGTCCGTTTCCAGCTCGACATCCATTGCACGGGAGAGGTGGCCGCCACTCGGGCTGAGGGGCTGCAGGTCAGTCGGGCCGACATCGAGCGGATCCGGGCTGAAGTCAAGCAAGAGGTGGCCGCGAAGACCGAAAGCGTCCTGGCCAAGCTGAAGGAACTCGGGACCGACCCGCTGGGTCTGGGGTCGGTCGTCTTCTACCACGACCCGGACCTCTGGGCCCGATTGAATTGGGATGAGGTCTACCCGACGGTCCCGGTCGAGATCAAGGTCGACGTCCGACTGGTCCGCAAGGGTCTGATCAATTGA
- a CDS encoding spore germination protein, translated as MAVNPIPTRLADVEERLKQGVAASGDVVVRSLRFGRDGGTQALLVFVDGLIDEKTVNTDLLGALRRADAFGLPVPPGGQVDLSSVKDLLAQVVTIGEAKELTTFSKVEDSVLRGDAVLLIDGSTTALALGVQGWPKRGLGEPQTERTTRGPRLAFIEDLVTNVSLVRRELISPDLRVEYTKVGTRSPKALALVYLKGILNPAVLETARKRLAAIKLDWVASSFALEDMIQDSVVTPFPLIRSTERPDFAAMEMIRGKLVIFTDGTPFALIVPAALGDFMRTSEDYLHKWTGATLIRLVRYLGVFLTLVLAPGYIALLDVHPELVPTNLVISIAGSREGVPFPAVLEVAIMIAFFELLREATVRLPGVMGQTIGIVGGLVLGQAAVQAKLISDIMVIVISLTAVSSFAVPSFELAITWRILLFLFLVGAATLGIFGIVVAGLLTVAHLTSLTSFGMPYTAPSAPPVPGGSLDNFIRAPLRALRYRDLAARPLDKVRGKPYHQPAKHPDLRLAQQRAKSRGGAKDDDSA; from the coding sequence TTGGCCGTCAACCCCATCCCGACGCGCTTGGCTGACGTCGAAGAGCGACTGAAGCAAGGCGTGGCCGCCTCCGGCGATGTCGTCGTCCGGTCGCTCCGGTTTGGACGGGACGGCGGGACGCAGGCCCTGCTGGTCTTCGTCGATGGGCTGATCGACGAGAAGACCGTTAACACCGACCTCCTCGGGGCCCTGCGTCGGGCGGATGCCTTCGGACTGCCGGTCCCGCCCGGGGGGCAGGTCGACCTTTCTTCGGTCAAGGACCTCTTGGCCCAGGTGGTGACGATCGGCGAAGCCAAGGAGCTGACCACCTTCTCGAAGGTTGAGGACTCGGTCCTTCGCGGCGACGCGGTCCTTCTGATCGACGGCTCGACGACGGCCCTGGCCCTGGGTGTCCAGGGGTGGCCCAAACGGGGTCTGGGCGAGCCGCAGACCGAGCGGACGACCCGCGGTCCCCGGCTGGCCTTCATCGAAGACCTGGTGACCAACGTCAGTCTCGTCCGTCGTGAACTCATCTCGCCGGACCTGCGGGTCGAATACACCAAGGTGGGCACCAGAAGCCCCAAGGCCCTCGCTTTGGTATACCTGAAGGGCATTCTCAACCCGGCCGTCCTCGAGACGGCCAGAAAACGCCTGGCGGCGATCAAGTTGGACTGGGTAGCCAGCAGTTTCGCCCTCGAGGATATGATCCAAGACTCGGTGGTGACCCCGTTCCCCCTGATCCGCTCGACCGAGCGGCCGGACTTCGCCGCCATGGAGATGATCCGGGGGAAGCTGGTCATCTTCACCGATGGGACGCCCTTCGCCCTGATTGTCCCGGCCGCCCTCGGCGACTTCATGCGGACCAGCGAGGACTACTTACACAAGTGGACCGGGGCAACCTTGATCAGGCTGGTTCGCTATCTCGGGGTCTTCCTCACCCTCGTCCTGGCTCCGGGGTACATCGCCCTCCTTGACGTCCACCCCGAACTGGTCCCGACGAACCTGGTCATCAGCATCGCCGGTTCTCGCGAGGGGGTCCCCTTCCCGGCCGTCCTCGAGGTGGCCATCATGATCGCCTTCTTCGAGTTGCTCCGCGAGGCGACCGTGCGCCTGCCCGGAGTGATGGGTCAGACCATCGGGATCGTCGGCGGTCTGGTCCTCGGCCAGGCCGCCGTCCAGGCCAAGCTGATCAGCGACATCATGGTCATCGTCATCTCCCTGACCGCCGTGTCTTCGTTCGCCGTCCCCAGCTTCGAGCTGGCGATCACCTGGCGGATCCTCCTCTTCCTGTTCCTCGTCGGGGCGGCCACTCTCGGCATCTTCGGTATCGTCGTGGCCGGCCTTCTCACCGTGGCCCACCTGACCTCCCTGACTTCCTTCGGAATGCCCTATACGGCGCCGTCGGCGCCCCCGGTGCCCGGTGGGAGCCTCGACAACTTCATTCGTGCCCCCTTGAGAGCGTTGCGTTACCGCGACCTGGCCGCCCGTCCCCTGGATAAGGTGCGAGGAAAACCCTATCACCAGCCGGCCAAGCACCCCGACCTCCGACTGGCCCAGCAACGAGCGAAATCCCGGGGCGGGGCGAAGGACGATGATTCCGCGTGA